The Paenibacillus sp. RUD330 genome has a segment encoding these proteins:
- a CDS encoding cytochrome c: protein MDPKKKWLLAAVLALFVLAAAACGGGSKNNGGTGNAGESTPAGNGGTTTAQAEEVYKSNCISCHAADLGGGVGPNLQKIGASESAENIRHQIENGGGGMPAYKGTLSDADITALTDWLASKK from the coding sequence ATGGATCCTAAGAAAAAATGGCTTCTCGCGGCCGTGCTGGCTCTGTTCGTGCTTGCGGCTGCCGCCTGCGGCGGAGGCAGCAAGAACAACGGCGGGACAGGGAACGCCGGCGAATCGACGCCGGCCGGCAACGGCGGAACGACGACCGCTCAGGCGGAGGAAGTGTACAAGTCCAACTGCATCAGCTGCCATGCGGCTGATCTGGGGGGAGGCGTCGGCCCGAACCTGCAGAAGATCGGCGCCAGCGAGTCGGCGGAGAATATCCGCCATCAGATCGAGAACGGAGGCGGAGGCATGCCGGCCTACAAAGGAACGCTCAGCGACGCGGATATCACCGCGCTGACCGACTGGCTTGCCTCCAAGAAGTAA
- a CDS encoding LTA synthase family protein, translated as MKIILRLGNLRFLLFTLILLAKSALAWYIVFEDGPSWTMLLTEIPFMWAVFCLIEWLASKRKLLYYTLADLAFTFLYFAVLMYFKYYGVIVTYHQLNQAGKVTEVGESTYSLMDPYYLLVFADIVILLFLHVRLRMKKKSGYVASRLLPYRKPAVLGILVLSVALCVFDIWPNRASMNESKQAEEMGILNYEFYTLLSDGIDKQATETVPVTQAAIDDLKGVPANPSPDAFGAAKGKNVIIIQMESFQNFLIGLKVDGQEITPNINKLADENYYFKNFYSSAGSGTTSDAEYVVNTSLYVPAHEPAVQALPKNGLPSLPKLLQKSGYETATFHTNDVQFWNRSELYPALGWQHYYDKSYFGDGDHVAFGASDSVLFAKTMPKLEEMSASGKPFYAQIITMSAHHPYNIPESKMTLDLPDNLDGTLLGRYLQAQHFADQALGQFIDEMKSSGMWDNSMVMFYGDHQGLPVYTLDKNEKTSIDAMIGHEYSYADMFNIPFILHAPGVTGPSVITETGGQIDIMPTVANLAGVSLADQIHFGTDLLNLKGRPNMLPMRHFLPTGSVITDSDVFVPGNSFEDGKNYPLVGKDTGGRKTTEEEFNRTLELLKLSDSYSQTLRDEP; from the coding sequence ATGAAGATCATTCTACGGCTGGGCAACCTCCGTTTTTTGCTGTTTACCCTTATTCTGCTCGCCAAGAGCGCTCTGGCCTGGTACATCGTCTTTGAAGACGGCCCAAGCTGGACCATGCTTCTGACCGAAATTCCGTTCATGTGGGCCGTATTCTGCCTGATCGAGTGGCTGGCTTCCAAGCGCAAGCTGCTGTATTACACCCTGGCGGATCTGGCGTTCACTTTCCTGTATTTCGCGGTCCTGATGTACTTCAAGTATTACGGCGTCATCGTCACCTACCATCAGCTCAACCAGGCGGGCAAAGTGACCGAGGTCGGGGAAAGCACGTATTCCTTGATGGATCCTTATTATCTGCTCGTCTTCGCCGACATCGTCATCCTGCTGTTCCTGCATGTGCGCCTGCGGATGAAAAAGAAATCCGGATATGTCGCCAGCAGGCTGCTGCCGTACCGGAAGCCCGCGGTGCTGGGCATTCTCGTCCTTTCCGTGGCGCTCTGCGTCTTCGATATCTGGCCGAACCGGGCCAGCATGAACGAGAGCAAGCAGGCGGAGGAAATGGGCATCCTCAACTACGAGTTCTACACGCTTCTGTCGGACGGCATCGACAAGCAGGCGACCGAGACGGTTCCGGTCACCCAGGCGGCGATCGACGATCTCAAGGGCGTCCCCGCCAACCCGAGTCCGGATGCCTTCGGCGCGGCGAAAGGCAAGAACGTCATCATCATCCAGATGGAATCGTTCCAGAACTTCCTGATCGGGCTCAAGGTGGACGGCCAGGAAATTACGCCGAACATCAACAAGCTCGCCGATGAGAATTACTACTTCAAGAACTTCTACAGCTCTGCGGGCTCCGGCACGACCTCCGACGCCGAGTATGTGGTCAACACGTCGCTGTATGTTCCCGCGCATGAGCCTGCGGTGCAGGCGCTTCCGAAGAACGGCCTTCCGAGCCTGCCCAAGCTGCTCCAGAAGAGCGGCTACGAGACGGCGACCTTCCATACGAACGACGTCCAGTTCTGGAACCGCTCCGAGCTGTACCCGGCTCTCGGTTGGCAGCATTATTACGACAAAAGCTATTTCGGAGACGGCGACCATGTGGCGTTCGGCGCCTCGGACAGCGTCCTCTTCGCCAAAACGATGCCGAAGCTGGAGGAGATGAGCGCATCCGGCAAGCCGTTCTATGCTCAGATCATTACGATGAGCGCCCACCATCCGTACAATATCCCGGAATCCAAGATGACGCTGGACCTGCCGGACAACTTGGACGGCACGCTGCTTGGCCGTTATTTGCAGGCGCAGCACTTTGCGGACCAGGCGCTTGGCCAGTTCATCGACGAGATGAAGAGCAGCGGAATGTGGGACAACAGCATGGTCATGTTTTACGGCGACCATCAAGGCCTGCCCGTCTATACGCTAGACAAGAATGAAAAGACGTCCATCGACGCGATGATCGGCCACGAATACAGCTATGCCGATATGTTCAACATTCCGTTCATCCTTCACGCTCCAGGCGTTACGGGACCTTCCGTCATTACCGAGACGGGCGGACAGATCGACATCATGCCGACCGTGGCCAATCTGGCGGGCGTTTCGCTGGCGGACCAGATCCATTTCGGAACCGACCTGCTGAATCTCAAGGGACGTCCGAACATGCTGCCGATGCGGCATTTCCTTCCTACCGGCTCGGTCATTACGGATTCCGATGTGTTCGTTCCCGGCAATTCGTTCGAGGACGGCAAAAACTACCCTCTCGTGGGCAAGGACACCGGCGGACGCAAGACGACCGAGGAAGAATTCAACCGCACCCTTGAGCTGCTGAAGCTGTCCGACAGCTACAGCCAGACGCTGCGGGATGAGCCTTGA